The Sorex araneus isolate mSorAra2 chromosome 5, mSorAra2.pri, whole genome shotgun sequence genome has a segment encoding these proteins:
- the GALE gene encoding UDP-glucose 4-epimerase — MAEKVLVTGGAGYIGSHTVLELLEAGYSPVVIDNFHNAIRGRGSMPESLRRIQELTGRSVEFEEMDILDQAALHHLFQKHNFMAVIHFAGLKAVGESVQKPLDYYRVNLTGTIQLLEIMRAHGVKNLVFSSSATVYGNPQYLPLDEAHPTGGCTNPYGKSKFFIEEMIRDLCQADQAWNAVLLRYFNPIGAHASGCIGEDPQGIPNNLMPYVSQVAIGRREALNVFGNDYNTEDGTGVRDYIHVVDLAKGHIAALKKLKEQCGCRIYNLGTGTGYSVLQMVQAMEKASGKKIPYKVVARREGDVAACYANPSLAREELGWSAALGLDRMCEDLWRWQKQNPSGFGAQA; from the exons ATGGCGGAGAAGGTGCTGGTGACAGGCGGGGCCGGCTACATCGGCAGCCACACAGTGCTGGAGCTGCTAGAAGCGGGCTACTCGCCTGTGGTCATTGACAACTTCCACAATGCCATCCGCG GAAGAGGCTCCATGCCTGAGAGCCTCAGGCGGATTCAGGAGCTGACTGGCCGCTCTGTGGAATTTGAGGAGATGGACATCTTGGATCAGGCAGCCCTGCACCATCTTTTCCAAAAG CACAACTTCATGGCCGTCATCCACTTTGCGGGGCTCAAGGCTGTGGGAGAGTCAGTGCAGAAGCCACTGGACTATTACCGAGTTAACCTGACAGGGACCATCCAGCTCCTGGAG ATCATGAGGGCCCACGGGGTGAAGAATCTGGTGTTTAGCAGCTCAGCCACCGTGTATGGGAACCCCCAGTATCTGCCCCTGGACGAGGCTCACCCCACTGGGGGCTGCACCAACCCCTATGGCAAGTCCAAGTTCTTCATAGAAGAAATGATCCGGGATCTGTGCCAGGCAGACCAG GCCTGGAATGCAGTGCTGCTGAGATATTTCAACCCCATCGGCGCCCATGCCTCGGGCTGCATTGGCGAGGACCCCCAGGGCATCCCCAACAACCTCATGCCCTATGTGTCCCAG GTGGCGATTGGCCGACGGGAGGCGCTGAACGTCTTTGGCAATGACTACAACACAGAGGATGGCACAG GGGTCCGGGACTATATCCATGTAGTGGATCTGGCCAAGGGCCACATTGCAGCCTTGAAGAAGCTGAAGGAGCAGTGTGGCTGCCGG ATCTACAACCTGGGCACGGGGACTGGCTATTCGGTGCTACAGATGGTCCAGGCCATGGagaaggcctctggaaagaag ATCCCGTACAAGGTGGTAGCACGGCGGGAAGGTGATGTAGCTGCTTGTTACGCCAACCCTAGCCTAGCTCGAgaggagctgggctggagcgCAGCCTTAGGGCTGGACAGGATGT GTGAGGATCTGTGGCGATGGCAGAAGCAGAATCCTTCGGGCTTTGGTGCACAGGCCTGA
- the LYPLA2 gene encoding acyl-protein thioesterase 2: MCGNSMSVPLLTDAATVSGAERETAAVIFLHGLGDTGHSWADALSAIRLPHVKYICPHAPRIPVTLNMKMVMPSWFDLMGLSPDAPEDEAGIKKAAENIKALIEHEMKNGIPANRIVLGGFSQGGALSLYTALTCPHPLAGIVALSCWLPLHRAFPQAANGSAKDLAILQCHGELDPMVPVRFGALTAEKLRSVVTPTRVQFKTYPGVMHNSCPQEMAAVKEFLEKLLPPV, encoded by the exons ATGTGCGGTAACAGCATGTCTGTGCCCCTGCTCACCGATGCTGCCACTGTGTCTGGAGCTGAGCGGGAAACGGCGGCG GTTATTTTTCTGCACGGACTTGGAGATACGGG GCACAGCTGGGCTGACGCCCTCTCCGCCATCCGGCTTCCTCATGTCAAGTACATCTGTCCCCATGC GCCGCGCATCCCTGTAACACTCAACATGAAGATGGTGATGCCTTCCTG GTTTGACCTGATGGGGCTCAGTCCGGATGCCCCGGAGGATGAGGCTGGCATTAAGAAGGCAGCAGAGAACA TCAAGGCCTTGATTGAGCATGAGATGAAGAACGGGATTCCTGCCAACCGCATTGTTCTGGGAGGTTTTTCACAG GGTGGGGCCCTGTCCCTCTACACGGCCCTTACCTGTCCCCACCCTCTGGCTGGCATTGTGGCACTGAGCTGTTGGCTGCCCCTGCACCGGGCCTTCCCGCAG GCAGCCAATGGCAGTGCCAAGGACCTGGCCATTCTTCAGTGCCATGGGGAGCTGGACCCCATGGTTCCCGTACGGTTTGGGGCCCTGACAGCCGAGAAGCTCCGGTCCGTTGTCACCCCTACCAGGGTCCAATTCAAGACCTACCCAGGTGTCATGCACAACTCCTGTCCTCAG GAGATGGCAGCCGTGAAGGAGTTTCTTGAGAAGCTGCTGCCTCCTGTCTAA
- the PITHD1 gene encoding PITH domain-containing protein 1 isoform X2, whose translation MSHGHSHGGGGCRCAAEREEPPEQRGLAYGLYLRIDLDRLQCLNESLEGSGRGVFKPWEERTDRSKFVESDADEELLFNIPYKNIPQMSFDDTDREPDQTFSLNRDLTGELEYATKISRFSNVYHLSIHISKNFGADTTKVFYIGLRGEWTELRRHEVTICNYEASANPADHKVHQVTPQTHFIS comes from the exons aTGTCGCACGGCCACAGTCACGGCGGGGGCGGCTGTCGCTGCGCCGCCGAGCGGGAGGAGCCGCCCGAGCAGCGCGGCCTGGCCTACGGCCTGTACCTGCGCATCGACCTGGACCGGCTGCAGTGCCTCAACGAGAGCCTCGAGGGCAGCGGGCGCGGCGTCTTCAAGCCGTGGGAGGAGCGGACCGACCGCTCCAAG tTTGTTGAAAGTGATGCTGATGAAGAGCTTCTGTTTAATATTCC gTACAAGAACATTCCACAGATGTCCTTTGATGATACTGACAGGGAGCCAGATCAGACTTTCAGTTTGAACAGGGATCTTACAGGAGAATTAGAGTATGCTACAAA AATTTCTCGTTTTTCAAATGTTTATCATCTCTCAATTCATATTTCAAAAAACTTTGGAGCAGATACCACAAAGGTCTTTTATATTGGCCTGAGAGGAGAATGGACTGAG CTTCGCCGACATGAGGTGACCATCTGCAATTATGAAGCATCAGCTAACCCAGCAGACCACAAAGTCCATCAGGTGACCCCACAAACACACTTCATTTCCTAA
- the PITHD1 gene encoding PITH domain-containing protein 1 isoform X1: MSHGHSHGGGGCRCAAEREEPPEQRGLAYGLYLRIDLDRLQCLNESLEGSGRGVFKPWEERTDRSKFVESDADEELLFNIPFTGNVKLKGIIIMGEDDDSHPSEMRLYKNIPQMSFDDTDREPDQTFSLNRDLTGELEYATKISRFSNVYHLSIHISKNFGADTTKVFYIGLRGEWTELRRHEVTICNYEASANPADHKVHQVTPQTHFIS, encoded by the exons aTGTCGCACGGCCACAGTCACGGCGGGGGCGGCTGTCGCTGCGCCGCCGAGCGGGAGGAGCCGCCCGAGCAGCGCGGCCTGGCCTACGGCCTGTACCTGCGCATCGACCTGGACCGGCTGCAGTGCCTCAACGAGAGCCTCGAGGGCAGCGGGCGCGGCGTCTTCAAGCCGTGGGAGGAGCGGACCGACCGCTCCAAG tTTGTTGAAAGTGATGCTGATGAAGAGCTTCTGTTTAATATTCC ATTTACAGGCAATGTCAAGCTCAAGGGCATCATTATCATGGGAGAGGATGATGACTCACACCCCTCTGAGATGAGACT gTACAAGAACATTCCACAGATGTCCTTTGATGATACTGACAGGGAGCCAGATCAGACTTTCAGTTTGAACAGGGATCTTACAGGAGAATTAGAGTATGCTACAAA AATTTCTCGTTTTTCAAATGTTTATCATCTCTCAATTCATATTTCAAAAAACTTTGGAGCAGATACCACAAAGGTCTTTTATATTGGCCTGAGAGGAGAATGGACTGAG CTTCGCCGACATGAGGTGACCATCTGCAATTATGAAGCATCAGCTAACCCAGCAGACCACAAAGTCCATCAGGTGACCCCACAAACACACTTCATTTCCTAA